The Micromonospora krabiensis genome window below encodes:
- a CDS encoding serine hydrolase: MAVGELIEDIFDRAGVTACLHVVDIDADDPADARGPAGPLAAGDPGGAPGARGGPEVAIRADEQVVIASIFKILLVLEFARQVVAGQVDPGERVLVTAADRLGGWGLAGCADDTEVSLRDLAYFAMSVSDNTAADVLLRRVGADLLPMLAAELGLARTRVLGGPRELVEMMLADVGARTEADFARIFPTLPAERVHAMRVFDPAQTTSSTAREITRLLGLIWRDAAGPAPACAMVRAWMARQLFWTRLAAGFPPGVRVSGKTGTLPGLHLEAGVAEYPDGRRYAIAVFARSNELATRRIDVDLAMGEAARTAVEGLREA, encoded by the coding sequence GTGGCAGTGGGGGAGCTGATCGAGGACATCTTCGACCGGGCCGGCGTGACCGCGTGCCTGCACGTGGTCGACATCGACGCGGACGATCCGGCCGACGCGCGAGGCCCGGCAGGCCCGCTCGCCGCGGGCGACCCGGGCGGCGCGCCCGGGGCGCGGGGTGGCCCGGAGGTCGCGATACGGGCCGACGAACAGGTCGTGATCGCGTCGATCTTCAAGATCCTGCTGGTGCTGGAGTTCGCCCGGCAGGTCGTCGCCGGTCAGGTGGACCCGGGCGAGCGGGTCCTGGTCACCGCCGCCGACCGGCTCGGCGGCTGGGGGTTGGCGGGCTGCGCCGACGACACCGAGGTGTCCCTGCGGGATCTCGCCTACTTCGCCATGTCGGTCAGCGACAACACGGCGGCGGACGTGCTGCTGCGCCGGGTCGGCGCGGACCTGCTGCCGATGCTCGCCGCCGAGCTGGGGCTGGCCCGGACCCGCGTCCTCGGCGGTCCCCGCGAGCTGGTCGAGATGATGCTCGCCGACGTCGGCGCGCGGACCGAGGCGGACTTCGCCCGGATCTTCCCCACCCTGCCCGCCGAGCGGGTCCACGCCATGCGGGTCTTCGACCCGGCGCAGACCACGTCCAGCACCGCGCGGGAGATCACCCGGTTGCTCGGCCTGATCTGGCGGGACGCGGCCGGACCCGCCCCGGCCTGCGCGATGGTCCGCGCCTGGATGGCCCGGCAGCTGTTCTGGACCCGGCTCGCCGCCGGCTTCCCGCCCGGCGTCCGTGTCTCCGGCAAGACCGGCACCCTGCCCGGTCTGCACCTGGAGGCCGGGGTCGCCGAGTATCCCGACGGTCGGCGGTACGCGATCGCTGTCTTCGCCCGGAGCAACGAGCTCGCCACCCGGCGCATCGACGTGGACCTGGCCATGGGGGAGGCCGCCCGGACGGCGGTCGAGGGACTGCGTGAAGCCTGA
- a CDS encoding MarR family winged helix-turn-helix transcriptional regulator, producing the protein MSERERWTGALDRVLELVVVLGDDMTRGLAREGLTESRATLLWTLRRAGPVTQRDLAEALGVSARTITGLVDGLAASGFVTREPHPTDRRAFLVTFTPHGVATVEGLEQGQREFAELLFGAMPADRLDAFVAGLDDILGRLREHGLYPEIREEDR; encoded by the coding sequence GTGTCGGAGCGGGAGCGGTGGACCGGCGCGCTCGACCGGGTGCTCGAACTCGTCGTGGTGCTCGGCGACGACATGACGCGAGGGCTGGCCCGGGAGGGGCTGACCGAGTCCCGGGCCACCCTGCTCTGGACGCTACGCCGCGCCGGGCCGGTCACCCAGCGAGACCTGGCCGAGGCTCTCGGCGTCAGCGCCCGCACCATCACCGGCCTGGTCGACGGCCTGGCCGCCTCCGGTTTCGTCACTCGGGAGCCGCACCCTACCGACCGGCGGGCCTTCCTGGTGACGTTCACCCCGCACGGCGTCGCCACGGTCGAAGGGCTGGAGCAGGGGCAGCGGGAGTTCGCCGAGTTGCTGTTCGGCGCGATGCCCGCCGACCGGCTGGACGCCTTCGTCGCCGGCCTCGACGACATCCTGGGCCGGCTGCGTGAGCACGGCCTCTACCCCGAGATCCGCGAGGAGGACCGGTGA
- a CDS encoding SDR family oxidoreductase — protein sequence MTTNTIALITGGNKGIGLATARQLGARGMTVLVGARDAERGRAAERELRAGGADARFVPLDVTDAASVAATAKLVEEEYGRLDVLVNNAGIALGDGARALPSETTVATLRRVYETNVFGVVAVTNALLPLLRRAPAARIVNVSSEVGSIAIMTDPGSFLAPLASVPYPSSKAALNMVTAMYAKELRDTAIKVNAANPGYCATDLNGNSGFRTPEQGAEVSVRLATLPADGPTGQLWGHLADGDGGYGVLPW from the coding sequence ATGACGACGAACACGATCGCCCTGATCACCGGGGGCAACAAGGGAATCGGCCTGGCCACCGCTCGGCAGCTCGGCGCACGCGGGATGACCGTGCTGGTCGGCGCGCGCGACGCCGAGCGGGGCCGGGCCGCCGAGCGGGAGCTGCGCGCCGGGGGCGCGGACGCCCGGTTCGTGCCGCTGGACGTCACCGACGCCGCCTCGGTGGCCGCCACGGCGAAGCTGGTCGAGGAGGAGTACGGCCGACTCGACGTGCTGGTCAACAACGCCGGCATCGCGCTCGGCGACGGCGCACGGGCGCTGCCCAGTGAGACCACCGTGGCGACGCTGCGCCGGGTGTACGAGACGAACGTCTTCGGGGTGGTGGCGGTGACCAACGCGCTGCTGCCGCTGCTGCGGCGGGCACCCGCCGCCCGGATCGTGAACGTCTCCAGCGAGGTCGGCTCGATCGCCATCATGACCGACCCGGGAAGCTTCCTCGCCCCGTTGGCCTCGGTGCCGTACCCGTCGTCGAAGGCGGCGCTGAACATGGTCACCGCCATGTACGCCAAGGAGCTGCGGGACACCGCGATCAAGGTGAACGCGGCCAACCCCGGCTACTGCGCCACCGACCTGAACGGCAACAGCGGCTTCCGGACCCCGGAGCAGGGCGCCGAGGTCAGCGTACGGCTGGCGACGCTGCCCGCGGACGGCCCGACCGGGCAGCTCTGGGGTCACCTCGCCGACGGCGACGGCGGGTACGGCGTGCTGCCCTGGTGA
- a CDS encoding GNAT family N-acetyltransferase, which yields MASVRIAPWSEDDLDLLRQLNAPEVRAHTGGSETDEQVLARHERYVRFDRDGCMYAVVLPDGVKVGSVGYWERAWRGERVYEMGWAVLPAYQGRGVATAAVRAVADVARARRTRRWAHAYPSVDNPPSNAVCRKAGFTLLGETEFEYPPGRLMVSNDWRLDLTVPAGAGRLAPDAGARARAR from the coding sequence ATGGCGAGCGTACGCATCGCGCCGTGGAGCGAGGACGACCTGGACCTGTTGCGACAGCTCAACGCACCGGAGGTCCGCGCGCACACCGGGGGGTCGGAGACCGACGAGCAGGTGCTGGCGCGGCACGAGCGCTACGTGCGGTTCGACCGCGACGGCTGCATGTACGCGGTGGTGCTGCCGGACGGCGTGAAGGTGGGCAGCGTCGGCTACTGGGAGCGGGCGTGGCGCGGCGAGCGCGTCTACGAGATGGGCTGGGCGGTGCTGCCCGCGTACCAGGGGCGGGGGGTGGCGACGGCCGCGGTGCGCGCGGTGGCCGACGTGGCCCGCGCCCGGCGGACGCGCCGGTGGGCCCACGCCTACCCGTCGGTCGACAACCCGCCGTCGAACGCGGTCTGCCGCAAGGCCGGGTTCACGCTGCTCGGCGAGACCGAGTTCGAATACCCGCCGGGCCGGCTGATGGTCTCGAACGACTGGCGCCTCGACCTGACCGTGCCGGCGGGGGCGGGACGACTGGCGCCCGACGCGGGGGCGAGGGCACGTGCTCGTTAG
- a CDS encoding DUF1697 domain-containing protein: MTVYVALLRGVNVGTVRLAMADLRRLVTDLGHTDVRTYLQSGNVVFASGVRDAGRLAAGIERALADELGLTVPVLVRSARELAALAGGNPYAAREDDPTKLLVAFLADAPEPAAVAALTVPGGEEVDFTVTGREVYLHYPKTGYGRSKFTNAYLEKKLGVVATTRNWRSVRALADLAAGDQSAR; encoded by the coding sequence ATGACCGTTTACGTCGCCCTGCTGCGCGGGGTCAACGTCGGCACCGTCCGGCTCGCCATGGCCGACCTGCGTCGGCTCGTCACCGACCTCGGGCACACCGATGTGCGGACATACCTGCAGAGCGGCAACGTGGTCTTCGCCAGCGGCGTGCGGGACGCCGGGCGACTCGCCGCCGGCATCGAGCGGGCGCTCGCCGACGAGCTGGGCCTGACCGTCCCGGTGCTGGTGCGCAGCGCTCGGGAGCTGGCCGCGCTCGCCGGCGGCAACCCCTACGCCGCGCGGGAGGACGACCCGACGAAGCTGCTGGTGGCGTTCCTCGCCGACGCGCCCGAGCCGGCCGCCGTGGCGGCGCTGACCGTGCCCGGCGGGGAGGAGGTGGACTTCACCGTCACCGGGCGGGAGGTCTACCTGCACTACCCGAAGACCGGCTACGGCCGGTCGAAGTTCACCAACGCCTACCTGGAGAAGAAGCTCGGGGTGGTGGCGACCACCCGCAACTGGCGCTCGGTGCGCGCGCTGGCCGACCTGGCCGCCGGGGACCAGTCCGCCCGGTAG
- a CDS encoding sensor histidine kinase — protein sequence MSAHLLTRRLRPVDLYLLDGVLAVVVGAALCAYAALEAPLHGGVREPVWASVLTGLVIGLPVAVRRRWPVTVAVVVSLAAAVALVSGLIPNFAAAAPALAIGLALYTLAVATPVRRSLVCAVGCLVALSVALALTGGDLWSRTGAVVYGAVMIGPAWVLGWSVRERRAHAARQSGHLVRQAATEERLRVARELHDVVAHTMSLIVVKAAVANHVADEHPGEAREALRVIEATGRTALTDIRRVLGALREGTAYGPAPGLDELPGLADQAAIGGVDVHVDVRRDVPDVGVVPESVGLAAYRIVQEAVTNVVKHAAPAACRATVTVTPAEVCVEVTDDGRRPVRTGAEGHGLTGMRERVALHGGEFSAGPRADGGFTVTARLPYQAVA from the coding sequence GTGCTGGCGGTGGTGGTCGGCGCGGCGCTCTGCGCGTACGCGGCCCTGGAGGCGCCCCTGCACGGGGGCGTACGCGAACCGGTCTGGGCGTCGGTGCTCACCGGCCTGGTGATCGGGCTGCCGGTCGCGGTCCGCCGCCGTTGGCCGGTCACGGTGGCGGTCGTGGTGAGCCTGGCGGCCGCCGTCGCGCTGGTGAGCGGCCTGATCCCGAACTTCGCGGCCGCCGCGCCGGCGCTCGCCATCGGTTTGGCGCTCTACACGCTGGCCGTCGCCACGCCGGTGCGGCGGTCGCTGGTGTGCGCCGTGGGTTGCCTCGTGGCGCTGAGTGTCGCCCTGGCGCTCACCGGCGGCGACCTGTGGTCGCGGACCGGTGCGGTCGTCTACGGCGCGGTGATGATCGGCCCGGCGTGGGTGCTGGGCTGGTCGGTGCGGGAACGGCGGGCCCACGCCGCGCGGCAGAGCGGGCACCTGGTGCGCCAGGCCGCCACCGAGGAGCGGCTGCGGGTGGCCCGGGAGCTGCACGACGTGGTGGCCCACACGATGAGCCTGATCGTGGTGAAGGCGGCGGTGGCCAACCACGTCGCCGACGAGCACCCGGGCGAGGCCCGCGAGGCGCTGCGCGTCATCGAGGCGACCGGTCGTACGGCGCTCACCGACATCCGCCGGGTGCTCGGCGCGCTGCGGGAGGGCACCGCGTACGGGCCGGCGCCCGGCCTGGACGAGCTGCCCGGTCTCGCCGACCAGGCCGCGATCGGCGGCGTGGACGTCCACGTCGACGTCCGGCGCGACGTGCCCGACGTGGGGGTCGTGCCCGAGTCGGTGGGGCTGGCGGCGTACCGGATCGTGCAGGAGGCGGTGACCAACGTGGTTAAGCACGCCGCGCCGGCCGCCTGCCGGGCCACGGTCACGGTGACGCCCGCCGAGGTGTGCGTCGAGGTGACCGACGACGGGCGGCGCCCGGTGCGTACGGGGGCGGAGGGCCACGGGCTCACCGGCATGCGGGAACGGGTGGCCCTGCACGGTGGCGAGTTCTCGGCCGGCCCCCGCGCCGACGGCGGCTTCACGGTGACGGCTCGCCTGCCCTACCAGGCCGTCGCATGA
- a CDS encoding MBL fold metallo-hydrolase, with protein MPTLDRRRFLRDAAASTALVTAGGIASTALAGPAQAAPPAPAQAAPPTAAGRAGRASFRWWGTAGWRLDIGRRTVLVDPFLSRINTGLFDGAFDTGTRLDVRTDRVDARVDRAETVLVTHTHWDHFMDVPYIAGRTGARVFGTLTAYHLGLAYGVPSGQLSAVKGGEVMDFGDYTVEVVSSLHSRNAAYSVAFPGVRVAPPVMPATIADLPEGDTLNYLVRVVGGPSVFFMGASDFVAPNLAGLAPDVAMVALNSTTVTADYVPRLMAALDHPKVVVPVHFDNFETDLRNPPTIAPSDHERLDQLISAVRASSPRSRVLVPEYDTAYHF; from the coding sequence ATGCCCACTCTCGACCGACGCCGGTTCCTCCGCGACGCAGCCGCCTCCACCGCCCTGGTCACCGCCGGCGGGATCGCCTCGACCGCGCTCGCCGGCCCGGCCCAGGCCGCCCCGCCCGCCCCGGCCCAGGCCGCCCCGCCGACCGCCGCCGGCCGCGCCGGACGGGCCAGCTTCCGCTGGTGGGGCACCGCCGGCTGGCGACTCGACATCGGCCGGCGCACCGTCCTGGTCGACCCGTTCCTCAGCCGGATCAACACCGGCCTGTTCGACGGCGCGTTCGACACCGGAACCCGGCTGGACGTGCGTACCGACCGGGTCGACGCGCGCGTCGACCGCGCCGAGACGGTGCTCGTCACGCACACCCACTGGGACCACTTCATGGACGTGCCGTACATCGCCGGCCGCACCGGCGCCCGGGTGTTCGGCACGCTGACCGCCTACCACCTGGGGCTCGCGTACGGGGTGCCGTCGGGTCAGCTGAGCGCGGTCAAGGGCGGGGAGGTGATGGACTTCGGCGACTACACCGTGGAGGTGGTGAGTTCGCTGCACAGTCGCAACGCCGCGTACTCGGTCGCCTTCCCCGGCGTACGTGTGGCGCCGCCGGTGATGCCGGCGACGATCGCCGACCTGCCCGAGGGCGACACGCTGAACTACCTGGTCCGCGTCGTGGGCGGGCCGTCGGTGTTCTTCATGGGCGCCAGCGACTTCGTCGCGCCGAACCTGGCCGGGCTCGCCCCGGACGTGGCGATGGTGGCGTTGAACAGCACCACGGTCACGGCCGACTACGTGCCCCGGCTGATGGCCGCACTGGACCACCCGAAGGTGGTGGTGCCGGTCCACTTCGACAACTTCGAGACCGACCTGCGCAACCCGCCCACGATCGCCCCGAGTGACCACGAGCGGCTCGACCAGCTGATCTCGGCGGTGCGCGCGTCGTCGCCGCGCAGCCGGGTGCTCGTGCCCGAGTACGACACCGCGTACCACTTCTGA
- a CDS encoding response regulator: MIRVLIADDQALLRGSFRLLVDLAPDCTTVAEAGTGAEAVALTERHRPDVVLMDVRMPTMDGIEATRRICADPATADSRVLILTTFDLDEYVYGALRAGASGFLLKDTPPADLLAGIRVVAAGDGLLAPTVTRRLIDEFVRRPEPARPLPRRLDGITEREREVLALIARGLSNTELAAHLHLSLATVKTHVGRLLTKLAVRDRAQLVIVAYETGLVGPATTGLNDRGGGPVVPGPGVGPGA, translated from the coding sequence ATGATCCGGGTGCTCATCGCCGACGACCAGGCGTTGCTGCGTGGCAGCTTCCGGCTGCTCGTGGACCTGGCGCCGGACTGCACGACCGTCGCCGAGGCGGGCACCGGCGCGGAGGCGGTGGCGCTGACCGAGCGGCACCGGCCGGACGTGGTGCTGATGGACGTCCGCATGCCCACGATGGACGGAATCGAGGCGACCCGGCGGATCTGCGCGGACCCGGCGACGGCGGACAGTCGGGTCCTGATCCTGACCACGTTCGACCTCGACGAGTACGTCTACGGTGCGCTGCGGGCCGGGGCGAGCGGGTTCCTGCTCAAGGACACTCCGCCGGCCGACCTGCTGGCCGGCATCCGGGTCGTCGCGGCGGGCGACGGGTTGTTGGCACCCACCGTGACCCGGCGGCTGATCGACGAGTTCGTCCGGCGACCGGAGCCGGCCCGGCCACTGCCCCGCCGGCTCGACGGGATCACTGAGCGGGAGCGTGAGGTACTGGCGCTGATCGCCCGGGGACTGTCCAACACGGAGCTTGCCGCGCACCTGCACCTCAGCCTCGCCACCGTCAAGACCCACGTGGGGCGGCTGCTGACCAAGCTGGCCGTCCGGGACCGGGCGCAGCTGGTCATCGTCGCCTACGAGACGGGCCTGGTCGGTCCGGCGACGACCGGGTTGAACGACCGGGGCGGCGGCCCGGTCGTGCCGGGCCCCGGTGTCGGCCCCGGCGCCTAG
- a CDS encoding PH domain-containing protein — MNAVWRLLRLAVRYEFRLWRSLYRWIFRRPEKLHPGDRTFGYSGAVMTLMWVFIIVSAIEIPILELILPWDLVSNIVLGLGVYGLIWMFGLLASIKVLPHVVGEAGIRIRNGISLDHTVPWSAVDTLRVHRRSMPPEGQTQVERTATGATLSLGLASQTSIDVLLREPIEVPVRKARGVAVTELRFHADDPEALVEAAQQRLAAYRAAVH; from the coding sequence GTGAACGCGGTGTGGCGACTTCTACGACTGGCCGTCCGGTACGAGTTCCGCCTGTGGCGCAGCCTCTACCGGTGGATCTTCCGCCGGCCGGAGAAGCTGCACCCCGGCGACCGGACGTTCGGCTACTCGGGCGCGGTGATGACCCTGATGTGGGTCTTCATCATCGTCTCCGCGATCGAGATTCCGATCCTGGAGTTGATCCTGCCCTGGGATCTGGTGTCGAACATCGTGCTGGGCCTCGGCGTCTACGGCCTGATCTGGATGTTCGGCCTGCTCGCCAGTATCAAGGTGCTTCCGCACGTCGTCGGCGAGGCCGGCATCCGGATCCGTAACGGCATCAGCCTCGACCACACCGTCCCGTGGTCGGCCGTCGATACGCTCCGCGTCCACCGCCGCTCGATGCCACCCGAGGGACAGACCCAGGTCGAGCGCACCGCTACCGGCGCCACGCTCAGCCTCGGCCTGGCCAGCCAGACCAGCATCGACGTGCTGCTGCGCGAACCGATCGAGGTGCCGGTCCGCAAGGCGCGCGGGGTGGCGGTGACCGAGTTGCGCTTCCACGCCGACGACCCGGAGGCGCTGGTGGAGGCCGCCCAGCAGCGGCTGGCGGCGTACCGGGCGGCGGTCCACTGA
- a CDS encoding aldo/keto reductase, producing MPNTVPTISLNDGNSIPQLGFGVFQIEPKDTAEAVATALRADYRHIDTAQMYGNEAEVGQAIRTSGLDRREVFVTSKLSNAFHRPDDARKAFESTLSALKMDYIDLFLIHWPLPTLYDGDFVSTWKTLQEFQRDGRARSVGVSNFQVAHLERLADEAEVVPAVNQIEVHPYFGNEQVRDYGREHNIVTEAWSPIAQGKVLTDPTIVDIAELVGRTPAQVVLRWHVQRGDVVFPKSTTPARIEENFQIFDFTLDDATIERITSLDRGAAGRQGGDPDTFDYLPS from the coding sequence GTGCCGAACACGGTCCCCACCATCAGCCTGAACGACGGCAACAGCATCCCGCAGCTCGGCTTCGGGGTCTTCCAGATCGAGCCGAAGGACACCGCGGAGGCGGTCGCCACGGCGCTGCGGGCCGACTACCGGCACATCGACACCGCGCAGATGTACGGCAACGAGGCGGAGGTCGGCCAGGCGATCCGCACCTCCGGGCTGGATCGCCGCGAGGTCTTCGTGACCAGCAAGCTGAGCAACGCCTTCCACCGCCCGGACGACGCCCGCAAGGCGTTCGAGTCGACGCTGTCGGCGCTGAAGATGGACTACATCGACCTGTTCCTGATCCACTGGCCGCTGCCCACCCTGTACGACGGTGACTTCGTGTCGACGTGGAAGACGCTCCAGGAGTTCCAGCGCGACGGGCGGGCCCGGTCGGTCGGCGTGTCCAACTTCCAGGTGGCGCACCTGGAGCGGCTGGCCGACGAGGCCGAGGTGGTGCCGGCGGTGAACCAGATCGAGGTGCACCCGTACTTCGGCAACGAGCAGGTGCGCGACTACGGCCGGGAGCACAACATCGTCACCGAGGCGTGGTCGCCCATCGCCCAGGGCAAGGTGCTCACCGACCCGACGATCGTCGACATCGCCGAGCTGGTCGGCCGTACGCCGGCGCAGGTGGTGCTGCGCTGGCACGTGCAGCGCGGCGACGTCGTTTTCCCCAAGTCGACCACGCCGGCGCGGATCGAGGAGAACTTCCAGATCTTCGACTTCACGCTCGACGACGCGACGATAGAGCGGATCACGTCGCTCGACCGGGGCGCGGCCGGACGGCAGGGCGGCGACCCGGACACCTTCGACTACCTGCCGTCCTGA
- a CDS encoding NADPH-dependent FMN reductase, with amino-acid sequence MTPLRLAVIIGSTREGRMGDRVAGWFVDQARLHDDLTVTVVDLAAYDFPGAYPAEPTGAIRSFVDEVRRADAFVVVTPEYNHSFPASLKQAIDYAYDEWQAKPVGFVAYGCRSTGLHAVDQLRTVFTALHATTVRDVVGVDLLCGEPTPLHVDQLRQDARVLLDQLRWWGLALREGRAARPYVS; translated from the coding sequence ATGACGCCGTTACGGCTCGCCGTGATCATCGGCAGCACCCGTGAGGGCCGGATGGGCGACCGGGTCGCCGGCTGGTTCGTCGACCAGGCACGCCTGCACGACGACCTGACGGTGACCGTGGTCGACCTCGCCGCGTACGACTTCCCCGGCGCCTATCCCGCCGAGCCGACCGGCGCCATCCGGTCGTTCGTCGACGAGGTACGCCGGGCGGACGCGTTCGTCGTCGTCACCCCGGAGTACAACCACAGCTTCCCGGCCTCGTTGAAACAGGCGATCGACTACGCATACGACGAGTGGCAGGCCAAACCGGTCGGCTTCGTCGCGTACGGCTGCCGCTCCACCGGCCTGCACGCGGTGGACCAGCTCCGCACGGTCTTCACCGCGCTGCACGCGACGACGGTGCGCGACGTCGTCGGCGTCGACCTGCTCTGCGGCGAACCGACGCCGCTGCACGTGGACCAGCTCCGCCAGGACGCCCGCGTCCTGCTCGACCAGCTTCGCTGGTGGGGCCTGGCGTTGCGCGAGGGTCGCGCGGCGCGCCCGTACGTCTCCTGA
- a CDS encoding helix-turn-helix transcriptional regulator has translation MTGTGMRRDELAAFLRSRRARLRPAEVGLPDGIRRRTPGLRRQEVAQLAGMSVDYYIRLEQGRGPHPSRQVLAALARALLLTRDERAYLFRVAGESPPPSAGPSREVGPGLRHLMDAMTETPAYLVDAAYGVLAWNRLARHFIGDLSAVPAEDRNMLRWTFRNAGDGGHWDDPDVMRFVRTSVADLRAAYGRYPTDPGIQRLVTELLGTSPRFARIWAEHDVEERRPVVKRVPHPELGPLEFECRVLHVPETDQRLIVYVAEPGSPTQAAFRRLAERVPVRQDGR, from the coding sequence ATGACCGGCACCGGAATGCGCCGCGACGAACTGGCGGCGTTCCTGCGCAGCCGCCGCGCCCGGCTGCGCCCCGCCGAGGTCGGCCTCCCCGACGGGATACGCCGCCGCACCCCCGGCCTACGCCGGCAGGAGGTGGCCCAGCTCGCCGGCATGTCGGTCGACTACTACATCCGGTTGGAGCAGGGCCGCGGCCCGCACCCGTCGCGCCAGGTGCTGGCCGCGTTGGCCCGGGCGCTGCTGCTGACCCGGGACGAGCGCGCGTACCTGTTCCGGGTGGCGGGGGAGAGCCCGCCACCGTCCGCCGGTCCGAGCCGGGAGGTCGGTCCCGGCCTGCGACACCTCATGGACGCGATGACCGAGACACCGGCGTACCTGGTCGACGCCGCGTACGGCGTGCTGGCCTGGAACCGGCTCGCCCGGCACTTCATCGGTGACCTGTCGGCGGTGCCCGCCGAGGACCGGAACATGCTCCGCTGGACGTTCCGCAACGCCGGCGACGGCGGCCACTGGGACGACCCGGACGTCATGCGGTTCGTCCGTACGTCGGTGGCCGACCTGCGGGCCGCCTACGGCCGCTACCCGACGGATCCGGGCATTCAACGGCTGGTCACCGAACTGCTCGGCACGTCACCCCGGTTCGCGCGGATCTGGGCCGAGCACGACGTCGAGGAGCGCCGGCCGGTCGTCAAACGGGTGCCGCACCCGGAGCTGGGCCCGTTGGAGTTCGAGTGCCGGGTGCTGCACGTCCCGGAGACCGACCAGCGGCTCATCGTCTACGTCGCCGAGCCCGGCTCACCGACCCAGGCGGCCTTCCGCCGGCTCGCCGAGCGCGTCCCGGTCCGTCAGGACGGCAGGTAG
- a CDS encoding LysR family transcriptional regulator, producing the protein MDLLRHLRHFVVVARELHFGRAAELLGMAQPPLSQSVQRLERELAVELFDRSRRQVRLTTAGELLLGEAEELLAAEGRLRNLMRQVRAGALGVLRAGMPPETPAVTLRALLDRLAERAPGLDVELHELTSGEQVRMLTERHLDVGLVHHPVDADGLRFGAPVDVPLGVLVPRTSPLARAREVELTALAGLDLVTAPRATAPGWHDHLLAVCREHGFRPGRVRPARNPEFLFGLVLAGGVVAVEPAATARREPRIAWRPIVGAPLVKRTSAAWPQRSGHPAAPMFAQLAAEVLADAEPTPSGPAVTPARRPWPVLFDAAG; encoded by the coding sequence ATGGACCTGCTCCGGCATCTGCGGCACTTCGTGGTGGTCGCGCGGGAGCTGCACTTCGGGCGGGCCGCCGAGCTGCTCGGCATGGCCCAGCCACCGCTGAGCCAGTCCGTCCAACGGCTGGAGCGAGAGCTGGCCGTGGAGCTCTTCGACCGGTCCCGCCGTCAGGTGCGCCTGACCACGGCCGGGGAGCTGCTACTCGGCGAGGCCGAGGAGCTGCTCGCCGCCGAGGGGCGGCTGCGCAACCTGATGCGGCAGGTGCGCGCCGGGGCGCTCGGCGTCCTGCGGGCCGGGATGCCGCCGGAGACCCCGGCGGTGACGCTGCGCGCGCTGCTGGACCGGCTCGCCGAGCGGGCACCCGGCCTGGACGTGGAGCTGCACGAGCTGACCAGCGGTGAGCAGGTGCGGATGCTGACCGAGCGGCATCTCGACGTGGGTCTGGTGCACCACCCGGTGGACGCGGACGGGCTGCGGTTCGGCGCTCCGGTCGACGTGCCGCTGGGGGTGCTGGTGCCGCGTACGTCGCCGCTGGCCCGGGCCCGCGAGGTGGAGCTGACGGCGCTGGCCGGCCTGGACCTGGTCACCGCGCCACGGGCAACCGCACCCGGCTGGCACGACCACCTGCTCGCCGTCTGCCGGGAGCACGGCTTCCGGCCGGGCCGGGTGCGCCCGGCACGCAATCCGGAGTTCCTGTTCGGCCTGGTGCTGGCCGGTGGTGTGGTAGCCGTGGAGCCTGCGGCGACGGCGCGCCGGGAGCCACGGATCGCCTGGCGGCCGATCGTCGGGGCGCCTCTGGTCAAGCGCACCTCGGCGGCCTGGCCGCAGCGTTCGGGGCACCCGGCCGCGCCGATGTTCGCCCAGCTCGCGGCCGAGGTGCTGGCCGACGCCGAGCCGACGCCGTCCGGTCCGGCGGTGACACCGGCGCGGCGGCCGTGGCCGGTGCTGTTCGACGCGGCCGGGTGA